Within Planococcus citri chromosome 2, ihPlaCitr1.1, whole genome shotgun sequence, the genomic segment ACATggcaaaaactaaaaaaccaaaTGTCAAGTGGCACAGTTCGTTGAATGCTGAATCTGGTCGACCTTTTGGGCCTAGTTTTGTTTGAAAGAACGAAAAAAGGCCGATTCGAGTACATATTTAAACCTGCTAGAAATACCCTCCGATGAATTTCAATCGCTAACAATGTTACATTTTTAAGGAAGCGTTATAAGAATGGGGAAAAAGAAAAGATTCGACTGTACCTGTATTGTTCGAAGGTGAAAACATCTCTCAAAATGTTGCTCGCTTCGTCCGTATTTTTCTGTAAGAAAAACAACACGCGATAGAAAATTCCTATAAATATCAAATTTACATACGCGATATATCATGAAAGAATGTAGtgtcgtattttatttttcgttttcaaattcaagaccGAGAATAGCTTAGCTTCATCGTGAAATCTGCGTCTATTTACGTCAGTAcgaattatacatattatatagcTACACATGAATTCGATCGAAGCCTCGCAGaatcattaggtaggtaataggtatacctaatggCTAATACCTAAGTACGGTATCCAGTATCCACCTTACATTATAAGtattacatatgtatgtacatagccGTCGTCGTAAGAATGAGAAAAGACTGGATTAACAACTCGTATCTAGATCATTGGAATTCATTCGCATAACAATCAAGTTTGTCTTCACATTCGATCAGACACTCTGATTTACGATTTCTAATACCCGAACACAACAACACGCTTACGAAACCCAAATCTGACACTGATTGAACggattttcgagtttttaaaattttgcgattcCAATTCGGTATCGTAATTGATAGAAAattaataggtaataataatcaTTATTACAGGTACGAGTAggcatttgaatttgaaaagagaaaagcGAGCGGAGCGTAACATCGTTCAACTCGAAAAATGACTTACATGCGATAATGAGATAATGTACCACTCGTAATGCGTGGACGGTGGACATGACACAAAAACTTTGAACAAGTTACAAACCTGAAATATGCTCCAAAAGTACGCGTATTGTCTGgttatatttttgaacattttcaacgaatattctgaaaaatacgAATAGGTCGTTCGCGATGAAATCGAGCTTTAAAAACGAACGAAGAAATTCGATCTCGCGCTAAAAGTACACGAATCAACGAGTAGATATCATTACTATTACCTAAAGCCGGAGAACCTTTGAGTTGGTTTAAATCGTCGAGCGAAAAGTAAACGCACGTCGTGTACGAGTTTGGTAATGCGTTGAAATACGGCAGCCAAAATGAGGGCTCGCTAGACTTGAACCTTtccaccaaaatgaaaatagcCAGAGCAACGTTGGGCAATTGTTGCAGTACGACGTCTTCGTTGTATAAGGTTTCTGCAAAAATCGCAGTTGTTCGTTAACACCAATAAATAAGTATTCGACGTAGGTATACAGTGAGATAATAAAGATGACTACGAATCCCGTAATCACGATTCAAAGTACGAGTAAGCGTATTTGAAATATGAGAGGCAAAATCAAGCTCCGTTCGTCGAATAATTTGTACAAATTTAGGTGTTTTCAAAACACAACCGCACCAACTGGGTTGAAAATGCAGTTCGATATGATAACGGGCCATTCCGTTATCCGTTCAGGCGTTCACTCTTACTCGTAATACATTTATAAAGTTGATTACCCATTGGCGATCCTTTAATACTGTCTACGGTTATCATCAGCTTCTTAGGTACGGACACGACAACGTTACCCTCGGCAATGTCGCTGGTCGCTTGCAGTCCGAAATCGTAACCGTCGAATTCCGCTATTTCTACGTTGTTCATTTCAACCGCGTTTTCTTTGGCCCAGTTTTCCAATTCACGAATCGTTTCGGAGGTTCGATTCGGTAACGGCACTTTCAATTCTAAGCCCGGTACAGAGAACGAGTGGTATTAGGTGTAACCTATACTCGGAATAATTCTACGCGTGTCGCGTTCAGACATAAAGCTTTACGAACCAGATTCCAGCGATAATAACTGAGTTACGATATCGTTTATATGCTTATGATTATCCCATAATGCGGACACGGTTATCTTCTGAGGAAAAGAACTAGcatctgaaatgaaaatttcacaaccTAAGCTAAAAGCGAAAGTACATAGATACAGGTAGTATATAATGGAGTGCGATGTCCGCGATAGTTCGCAATTCGCCTTACGCATAAATAACGAGCTTATTAGATTGCTGCGTTTGATGTGTTTCTGTCTGGGTAGTTTGATCTGCATTTTGGCTTCCTTCGAAGCGTTTTCGTGATTCGATTTCGACTTCTTACCCCGACGGCTCATTTTCACCATCAAATGAAACGAAGCAGCTGCAGCGTACTATTCATTCACCAACCAACTTGTTCTATTTTCAGAATCGCGTCGCGTACCGGCGGCGTTGTTCTTATTTTACATGACACTAAAACATGTACATTCGAATACCTTCagtttcgatcatttttttctttataaagaaaaacaaaaggaaTCAATCGAGGCTCGTCTGAAACCATATCGTATCTACCTACCATTCATTAGACGAGAAAATCCagcaaaagaaaaaaccatACCAGGAATTTGGCAGCATTTCAAATGATACTTATAAGGCTAGTTGATGAGATGAGTAAGTGATTAGGTATCACCACAGGCACAGACACGACTGCACCACCGACTTATATTACGATCAAATACGAGCACGATTAACGACAAATGATCGTAAAACTTTTAAACGAAACGATTACAGTTACCTAGTTAAATTAAATTAGATAAATGAATCTCAACGTTACgaataattacgaaaaattcattGTATCTGTGATCAAGCGAGTTCTCAACTCCGTCTCCCGTCTCCGTCGCCTTTCTGTCTGTTATCACATCGTTTCGTTTCTTATCACTAACGTCAACAAAATTCGATCATTCCGTTTATCCGTTCGAACTATGTTCGAACTTCGATTCCATTCAAAACATTCGCGCATTCGAATTTTAATACTTTAAAACGCGGAGTgctgaaaaaagtattattattaattaagtaTTAAATGCTGGAACGTAATTCGGTGTTCCTTGCGCTGTTTGATTTATTACTTGGGTAAAACTAACTCGACCAAATTCTGgaattcgagtacctacctaccgacgTCAACGTCGTCGTGTTCGCTATTAGCAGACGTGGTGAGCTGTCTGTGTTTCAGACGTTTCAGTTTTCCTTTTCGCCTCTCTTTTCATATTTCAACAGTCTTATGCCAGAATTTCGATACACGAGTGTAAGCCGAGTACAGTAAGAACATCTTCAGTGGatagaatttttcgaaacatcCGCTGTGTGATGCGTGATGCTGGTATGACGATGAGGTAGTTGTTAATTACGTTAGTATAATTATATTTACCTGTTACAGTGCCAGTAATcgcaatttttcacgtttcttTCGCTTCAGTAGACCGCCTTGGGatgtgaaatgaaatatttacaatcgtTGCGCCGTCATTTCTGAAATTAGTCGTCGATGAATACGCGCGTACAGCACTGCTGATATTGTACATCTTCGAGAcgattttcaggaatttttgaaattgaaacgcGTAATCGGAAATAAAACTTTATTTACGACTGACGTATGTACTGTACTTATTTATCGATGTAGCATGTAGCTCCTAACGACGCTCATCTTCTAGTTGTTGAAATCGACAAATTGTTTGTGTACAGAGTACAGACTTCAAATACATATCTACAGAGACAGAGTAGACAGAGATACGTAGTAGAATGGGCCAAGTTGAGAGTTTCAGCTCGTTTCCCGACGCCGTGGACTCGTTTCAAGACACAATAATTCGTCAAGCTAAAAGTCTTTCCGAGATATCTTCACTCACTTACGATCAGTTCAACGAACATTTGAAAGAACTCAATGCGCTGTAAGTACAGAGAGTAGTTTGCCTTTCGCTTCGTTTAGTCCGAGGTGTTGATGAAAACTATTTCCCCACCCATATCGTTAATTATGCGAATACCCGaatgtatatatatatttttagaTCCCTACGATGCATGGATTCGGATGGTAAACAGTTACTATTCGCCGTCAAGATGGGATCAGATTCGTCTGTTTTGTGGAAAGCTACGGTGCGAATCGCGTGCGTCAAGTACGACCCTAAAAGTAAAGAAACGCAATGCTGTAGACTGCTCAATCTTGGCGAGTTTTTGAAAGTAAGTTACTCGTATACAACGTACACGTCCATCCCTGAAATCGTTTACTCGCTAACTTAACTCGCCTCTCGAATCGATTGCcgacagattttcaaaacaatcaaaaacgaAGTCGTGACCGCGCAGCAAATTGACGTTACCAATGTACGCGCGGATTGCTTGATGCAAAGGGTTACCTCCGTTGTTACGAATAATAATGAAAACTCGTACGAACCATCCACCGAATGCTGCATTTGCTTGGAACGCAAACAAGAAATCACTTTACCTTGCGCTCACAGTTACTGCCAACCGTGCATTAATATGTGGTAAATACTAAATAATTTATCTACgcgttattttcaaaacactcgGCACTcttgcgataaaaaaaaaatacttattccaTTTTCAGGAATGTTAATAACAACACGTGTCCCGTTTGCCGCGAGGTACTTACCAACAGTAACGAAGAATGGATATTGTTCGACGCGCCTAATTCGGCCGAAATTAACGAACATATCGCGCATTCTTTGATAAATATTGTCGCAGATTCCGCCGATTGAGTAGAACAACGAAATGCAGATCTTACATTGAACCGTTAAAATCGTTCCTCCGGTATCTTTACGACAACACGCCTATTATTCATATTatgtaatttgtaatttgtgTTCCAAAAGCAGATTTCGGTACTTGGAGTAcgttctaatttgaaattttcaatttcattcgcGACTCGCTGCTGCGCGTTTCTacgtgtacaatgtacattacatacgtatTATTGCGTTGTACACTTTTTTCTGTACTTCTTTGCATCCTTCTAAAGAATTGTCGAGTAAGTTCTCAAtgcgaataaattttgaaaattcaactcgaaattaTCGAACGAAAAGGGAACGTCACCTTTGTGGCGATTCCCAGCGCGGAAGATTTACGGGGAAAAGTGATCGAGCCACTCTTTCGTCAGCGAGGGATTTTCTCTAATGGGAAATCTCTTTTGAACAAGTTACTGAAGTTTCTTAAATACATATATAAgtaataattgtaaaattttgttaccGTAACAACAAATAAATACACGTTTATTGTTGAGAATGAGTTTCTTCGCCTTTCGGTGCAATGCCACTTCTATCGCAGTTTCGAATACCTATTTATGTAGATTACTCTCTTTTGCTAACATCGAATTCGTCGTAATGCCCCGTATATGTGATGAGATGAAGGTAACGGAATACATAATATAACACGCGATGATGGCAACATTGACGAATGACGAACCTTTCATCACGTACAATTGCATCGAATTGAATGCAAACTTCGTACGTTTGAAAGAATACTCGTAGCTCGTACCATTTTTCGAATATTCGTCTTAAACCTACGCAAGTACATACGCGTACTATATACTTGGAATACTCAAAAGAAACGTAAAACCGGAGGAAAAATAAGTTTCATCACAGGCTATCTCTTACAAAACACTCGTGTATACATAATGTgcaaacgaaaaacaaaataaaaaaatcttctaGCGATCATTACGAAAGGAAAGAAGCACCGCGACTTAATAAACTtagaacgaaataaaaaaatgaaatgaaaaaaaaaacatgaaaaaacactcgaaaagtACCGTGGTATCAATTGCAACGACTTCGGTTTGGGATAATTATAACAAAAAACAGTCTTCTAGAGGTACAAAAAGATTGAGGAAAACGACGAACAGTTGATTTGTTTGCCTCTTTACAACGTATAAAGGTAACGATTCTTCGTAGTCTTCTTTTCGACAGATTCGTGAGATTCGTAATGTAATTTTAGGTCTTTCGTATAATTCAAACAATCTTTTAATTTTCTCCTACAgatgaaaagaaagaaaaaaaatgcggGTTAAACATCGACTAAATGCTATTTACGTGCGAATGACGTGTCGTTAGAAATTTCACGCGTAATAGGACTTGTTACTTACCCgatttgcataatatttttcttttttttgatattcgacGTCCACACTGAAATTTTGTCGCATCTTGCCCGAACGTTCAATATAGCGCCGCAAATTTCgtcttcattttcatgaaagcGTTCTCCTATCATTAGCATTATCTAAAAGACAATTTCTCTTTTTAACTATCAAATTACCGACACGTATTTCAAACGGACAAACTTATCAAATATGTAAATTATGTACGTTGTATAATAATGTCTGTGTACATGTACGCAATATTTGCGTAGGCTACACATATCTAGGACGGTCgtgtaaaaattctcattcgGCCATTTCGTACGATAGGTAAGacttttattttccatttcaagtcacaATATGCGGTTCGCGTAGTCCATCTACTACATTAAGCTGTGCACATGCACAGCACAGCACACCAGAAAGGCCGTTTACGAAACGAAAAGGGCACTGCTCTATGATACTTACAACGTCGAGCCACATTTCGTTTAAATCGCCTGCACGCGGTCTATCTAATTTGATAATCCATCGACcgcctttttcgttcattttgtcCTCCCACATTGGTCGAATACCTTTCTTGAAAATGGAATAATCAGAACCGGGGATCACGTCGGTAGCGAGTTTTATATGATCATAAAGGCTGGCAAAATATGATCAATCGCATTAGAGGAACAATTATAAATggcgaaataaaatttaccatGTTTTCGTAGTCACGCATTTCCTTCCTTCGATTAACCAGACTTGAAACGATGTCAGGAAATCGTGAGCCagagcagaattttttttatcggtgTAACACTAACAAATCAAAAACTCGATTAACACGGTTCATCATCGATGCCTCGcaatatacctttacctagtCTTCGTCAACTAATGCTCCAAAAAACCCGATAATTTTCCACAAATTGGGGACTTGTAGCCTTGTACGCgaaaattattcgataattTCGACAATTTGTAACCGCACATTTCTCACGTTACTAGAAAACTATAGCgattaattaaattttgcaaaCCTGATGAAATTGTGATGTTTTCATCGTAAATTCGGCGAAATGAAATACAGACGATTTTCGAATAGCGTAGTCGCATCTTCAATTAGATTCtcggccaatttttgaaaaaaatttcgctgtTGGCTCGACCGACCGGATTATTTTCTTACACGTTTGCGCTAAATTTTTTCGCTGAAAACTGTTGTTAAATTTGACTTGACGCGGGTGCTTCTACAATGCGTGAGTAACTTCGTTCATTGTTATTTCTGTGGCTTCGTTAgcttgaaatgagaaaaaaataaaagaaacgcATTAATACGTACGCATTTTACAAACGGGAAGCATGCGGAAAATAAACTTTAACGCTGCAATTAAACTTTCCAAGCAATTTACGAGGTGTTGGtgttacaaatttcaatttccaaattattGTTAGTGTTACACCGCTGAGccgaaatgtaaattttaaaaaaatacaaaaagtatcgtatgtaatattttttgttctacTTTTGCCTGTAGTTTGGTTTTTCTTTACTGACAGGAAATGAGCACGTGAGTTGGCAAACACGAAATTCAATCGATaagtaaatgaatgaaaattattaaataaaaataaattaactggcaggtaaataaaaaaatgaaaaaacaacaaataaagacaaaaaaaataatggcgTCATACCACCAAAAATCTTCGACCGTGCTAAAACAAGTCACTTCTTTCTGATTCTCTTCCCAAGATTTTCctttattattttcataatacCAAAAAGACCAAGTATGTTCCAAAGGATGTTTAAACAACAAATCGGGGgaaatttctgttgaaatttcaccTGCCTGTTTAATAAATTCTTGCGCCTAAACAATACACACAATGAAAATCTtaattaacaaaatttaatgGTTTTCATGTAGCTTACAAGAGtttaaaattatatgaaaagGAAAAATCTTTTCAACATGCGTgcttaaatttaaatttcgagaCAACTACCGTATtttataattaggtaggtaggtatcttttttttctgaatactCGTCGTTCCGTTTTTACCTCGTATTATATGTAATGTACTGCGGGTAATGTTTGTTCTCGAATTTTCTTCAGAATAGATAATACATACAATCGTTACACAAATACGCTACGGCTACAGGTATAAACAATTATAATAAATAGACAAAAATTACGTTCGTCGCATTCACGTTCGTAATCACGATTTGAAGTTCGTAACGACATTAATTACGACTATCCTAATAACCACAATGCttaaaataaattaggtacacaCAGGTCGAACCCTCAACCATCCCATCGCCTCAAAATGCAAGGGTGAATTGATACGAGTAGAAGAATTTCGCAAATTTCGATCGTGCAAAATATGAAAGAGAAATCGGAATAAAATCAAGTCGGTCAACAAACTGTCAATTATTTACTTTGCAAATCGGCCGATTAATTAGTTACTAATGAAACAGGCCGGCGTCAAAATAGAAAACGGAAAGTACATACGCGAGAATAATTACTCTCTACCAGAACGAACCGAGactagaaaattgaattaaatgcTCGAATGTGACACGGAGAGAGAGAATCTGAATAAAAAGAGcaagaaattttgaacagaCGTACTATGGAATCTGATATCGATGGCGCCTTCGCCACTAgtcatttttgtttcagaattaGCAAGATTTGGCATGATTTTAATAATCGAATACTACGTACGAAATACaccgtaaaataaaaattgatgacgAGAGCAAACGTGAAATGAACGGAATAAAAAAGTGATGGCGACGATCGCTAATCAGTAGCGACGAGGCGAATAAGACCTAGATCGTGATCGATCGTAGTGTCGAGATCTATATCGACTACTACGATACGGCGATGGAGAACGTCGGTGACCACGATATCCGTAATCATCGTCGTaatgatttcttcttcttcccCACTTACGGTCATCGCGAGTGTACGTGGGATTGCCCATGTATATTCCCGGCGTTGGCGTATGTGCGCGCTGCGTTATAGAAAAATCAACGCGAATACGGCGTCCGTCGATTTCCATACCGCTGCACTGTTCTTTGGCCATTTTAGCATCGTCTTCGTTTTCGTAATAAACGAAACAGAATCCGCGAGATCGACCAGTTTTCGCATCGAAGATCACTTGTACGCTTTCTAACGTGCCGTATTTGGCGAATATTTCGCGTATTTGTCGTTCGGTTGTGTAAATGCTCAAACCGAACACTCCGAGGCACCTATTAGGTTTCGGATGCTCTCCGTTACTGACCCGCCTTTTTCGTCCTCCGTAGGCTGGGCTACGAGAACGACTCGCTCGGCGGGAATACGATCGTGATCTCGACCTGGAGTACCGCGATCGACGATACGACCGACGGGAACGAGATCTAGACCTGGACCTCGATCTCGATTTATATTTATCATTACGGTAAGATCCTTTAGGAGATCGTGAACGGCTACGACTTACCGAGTCTCTAGGAGAATCGCTGTAACTTCGAGAATGCGTTTCTCTCTCACCATTTTCACTGCGGGAGGCCGAATCGCTGCGAGACGAACTTTCTGGATCACTCATTGTAACAATCGTGACGGTAcggcggtttttttttcaaaccaacaaTACTCCAAACGTGATTCGATGCGTGTTGATCACTAGAACAGACACAAAAAGTTCATTAGCAGCCGGGTAAACAGTACGGCCTACAGGATATCACGACGTTAAGCACTCACCCGCATTCAATTCTTTCAACTCGATTCAGACTTGTATATGGAATCTAAAACGAACATGGGCCAGGGCACATGGAAAATGATTAACGAgaactaattaaaaattttaaatctatctgaatttaatttaaaacattacAACAGACGCCGCATACAAATTGCGAAGAAAGCGCAAGATGGTGGTTGATGTTGTTGTTGATGGTTCCTGGGCACAGATCAAAACTTAAGGATTCTCAAATTTCCTTTCAAATCACATCACGGATCACGGATTCACAGGTCACGTCATCTTCAAGTTCCGGCCCCCGGGTCCGGGCAACTATTCCCATTCCCTACGAGATGATCCATGACTCCGTGACCTTTCCTTCCGTTTCTGTTTccacaaaaaatcgttttcgttTCTCTTCTTGTAGTTCGGTTCGGTTCCGGTAGGCCCGAGTCcgttcaatttttattgcaaaaattgaaatttttggtaaaaataaatggtacacaattttatcaatattctgcaaaaattgaactttttttttgccatttacAATTGACATTTGACAACTCTCTCTTTTTTGCTTTTGCATACAATAGCTGTTTTCTTTTCGCATGCTCCGAGTAGCTCCGAGTTGCTCCGAGCAAAATAGAGCGTTCTTTTCGCAAAATAATcaagcttcctttatagtggccgtggaatttttctacagaaaagtcAAATGTGTACATTCAAATGGAAGCATTTATACTGGCTGTGGAATTTTATCATCGATTctatggaaaagtcaaaattttttaacttttccatagaaaagtgatgaatgagatgaagattgaaaactttttattaaagtgaataatcatcagaatttataagaaatgttattattttacaagtttagaggttcaaaagtgcttaaaattgagtttgaaaaaattccacgattttctgtagaaattttctattgccagcttatcgccactataaaggaagcttcACTTCCTTTTTACTCTGTGCTGGCGTTCTTTTCGTTGCTCCGAGTAAAAAGAACCGGTTATTTTTGCTCGTTCTGAAAAGTAGTAGTAAAAGGAGTAAAGTAGCAACGGAACGTTTTGTTTTGATTCAAATTAAAATGGcgggtattttgaaattatagtggttttatgtgaaaaatgtacaaataaatttggaaaaatggacatttgaatagaaaatgattttgaaaaggaCATTTGTGATGAcaagttatttttatttcactaaATAAAGTTCAAATGTGCTGTTTTGTGTACAATATTATcgttttcaaatgtttgaataataattttttgtattaaaattagtcTTTCCTtggattttataatttattttatattttcaactcgcaataatcagaaaaaagtcaactgaatgcattataaattttcaattctaatttttaaaagcaattttcatcTCGCCTGAACTAATTGCTATCAAAAATGTTACTTTACACACTCGCAAGCGTTCTTTTCGAACACGCACTTTAGGAGTAAATAAGACAATTCCAGTTTACTCCGTGCGTTTTTACTCCTTGCTCGGAGCATGCGAAAAGAAAACAGCTAATGAGTCAATGACTCGCCTTTCTCAAGTTTCTTTTGGTTTGTTTAGCTATTGGTTTATTAACCGCGtcctaaattattttaaaataaataaaattctaaaattcacaATAATTCAAGCTCgaagttttcaatatttgaaaaataaaatcaaatttgtaaattcataaattgtCATCCATTTTAGCATACACTAAATTTGTCACTTGTACCGTCTCAAATCATAAAATTTACGACGAAACGGTTCTTAATGATATACTGATCTTATCGTGGGAAAAAACTGTTTATCAAGTGTCAACTCcgacagaagaaaaaaaattgcaaacaatttATAGCTACACCTACTAGGAACTACTGGTAAATGGTAATTCGCCCTCGCCGAAATAGAACGGGCAATagaataatatgtatttgtaattGGCTGAAGTAATAGGTAGTTTCagtacaaaaaaagtaaaaaatcaaaataaaacaaatgttCATTTCCACGCCAAATCAGCTACTAAGGCTATGTGATCCGAAGGAAAAACCACACTCGGTATGCCAACATGTTTCATGACATCTTCTTTCGCTGGAAATGGAATTACCTAcgatgcattgaaaaaaaatatgcctCGGTGAATATTCGTATTTTAAATTgacgtaattttattttcactagGTACCTGTTCCACAGTTAGCAGATCCTTTTGATAAAATATATAATCGAGGCATCCGGCAAAAAGTCGAGTATAATTAGTAAATTCAGGCGTTCCGCAAGCGCTTTCGAATGATATTGGATTATGTAAAgacaatttcaaatcgttttcaGAGCagttttctagaaaatgagcaagATTGAACAAAATCTTGGTAAAAAAGCATTGATAGTGTACCTAATGTATGAACTAAAATGGAGTAATTTTTAACTAGCGCTATATCGTTATGTTGATGTCTGGTAAAAAAAACCAGTGTTTTGTAGCGGCAGAAAAATACACGCTCTAGTAATACAAATGAGACGCTTATTTCGCCGTTCGCGTCAGCGATTCGCCAATTTTTCACTTACGTTCACATGCAACGATATAGTGAAGTATATTCGCGATGTTCTAGATAGTTAAATGGGTAAAGTACGCACCATATTTCCACTCGTGATAAGTTTCGGGCACAAAGTTGGTGGTGAATAATTTGTAAACACCGCATTCCGGTGTGCTATTGAAATCGCCACAAAAAACAACCGATATTTTACTGTTTGGGTCCTGATacggaaaagaaaaaatacagaattattagatttttctccttttacGTAAGAATATAaatgtatacgagtatacgttaAATAAGGAGTTTAGTCGTATTACAAACCTCGGAATTCAGACGGTTCAATAAATTGTTTATAAAACCGAGACATATAGCCGCTTGAAGAAGCCGTATGTGGTCGGCACTGGGATGGAAATACAGATGAGTATTCGCTACTATCAACTTATGATTTGGTTTATCCAAATAATCGAGTAAGAGAATCTGTAACATAGCGAATGTCGATGGTTCGCAGGAGAAAAATACGCGTGAAAAAACATCGTAGGTTAGCTTACGTCATCTTACTTGCGCAGCGGTTGTTCGTTCTTTCAATTTAGCGTACAACGACTCGTCTTTACTGACCGCGTCCCAAATATGCGATAAATAGCTCAATTCG encodes:
- the Setd3 gene encoding actin-histidine N-methyltransferase; this translates as MVKMSRRGKKSKSNHENASKEAKMQIKLPRQKHIKRSNLISSLFMHASSFPQKITVSALWDNHKHINDIVTQLLSLESELKVPLPNRTSETIRELENWAKENAVEMNNVEIAEFDGYDFGLQATSDIAEGNVVVSVPKKLMITVDSIKGSPMETLYNEDVVLQQLPNVALAIFILVERFKSSEPSFWLPYFNALPNSYTTCVYFSLDDLNQLKGSPALEYSLKMFKNITRQYAYFWSIFQKNTDEASNILRDVFTFEQYRWAVSTVMTRQNYIPCADRIPVNVVIPVWDFCNHANNKKADDTEPSTTYNVDSERCVCVAPDSFGKGDQINIFYGQRSNADFLVHNGFVYADNHHDVVKVKFGISNSDSCLLRLALLKKLKLPPSGEYLIKADPQDPVHSSVFAFVRIFKMNEDQLREWLDREDAEQVLLSAPVSSLGAQFDSAVLLYIQTRISILLKAYPTTIQEDEQLLLRQDLSKIHKLVIAHRITEKTILNRAVEYCKLKVTEIDLHQVHIQ
- the LOC135838154 gene encoding RING finger protein 141-like, whose amino-acid sequence is MGQVESFSSFPDAVDSFQDTIIRQAKSLSEISSLTYDQFNEHLKELNALSLRCMDSDGKQLLFAVKMGSDSSVLWKATVRIACVKYDPKSKETQCCRLLNLGEFLKIFKTIKNEVVTAQQIDVTNVRADCLMQRVTSVVTNNNENSYEPSTECCICLERKQEITLPCAHSYCQPCINMWNVNNNTCPVCREVLTNSNEEWILFDAPNSAEINEHIAHSLINIVADSAD
- the LOC135838152 gene encoding eukaryotic translation initiation factor 4E-like isoform X2, translating into MSDPESSSRSDSASRSENGERETHSRSYSDSPRDSAQEFIKQAGEISTEISPDLLFKHPLEHTWSFWYYENNKGKSWEENQKEVTCFSTVEDFWCLYDHIKLATDVIPGSDYSIFKKGIRPMWEDKMNEKGGRWIIKLDRPRAGDLNEMWLDVIMLMIGERFHENEDEICGAILNVRARCDKISVWTSNIKKKKNIMQIGRKLKDCLNYTKDLKLHYESHESVEKKTTKNRYLYTL
- the LOC135838152 gene encoding transformer-2 protein homolog alpha-like isoform X1, producing the protein MSDPESSSRSDSASRSENGERETHSRSYSDSPRDSVSRSRSRSPKGSYRNDKYKSRSRSRSRSRSRRSYRRSRYSRSRSRSYSRRASRSRSPAYGGRKRRVSNGEHPKPNRCLGVFGLSIYTTERQIREIFAKYGTLESVQVIFDAKTGRSRGFCFVYYENEDDAKMAKEQCSGMEIDGRRIRVDFSITQRAHTPTPGIYMGNPTYTRDDRKWGRRRNHYDDDYGYRGHRRSPSPYRSSRYRSRHYDRSRSRSYSPRRY